A genomic stretch from Hemicordylus capensis ecotype Gifberg chromosome 5, rHemCap1.1.pri, whole genome shotgun sequence includes:
- the ST13 gene encoding hsc70-interacting protein isoform X2, with translation MGGTIPPAPCNTSAEGADEARAEEKKPEEPPKPPEPESEESDLEIDNEGVIEPDKDEPQEMGDENVEVTEEMMDQANEKKMEAINALGDGELQKAVDLFTEAIKLNPHLAILYAKRASVLVKMQKPNAAIRDCDRAIQINPDSAQTYKWRGKAHRLLGHWEEAAHDLALACKLDYDEDASTMLKEVQPRAQKIAEHRRKYERKREEKEIRERMERVKKAREEHERAQREEETRRQTGGSQFGGFPGGFPGGMPGGMPGMGGMPGLNEILTDPEVLAAMQDPEVMAAFQDVAQNPANMSKYQNNPKVMNLIGKLSAKFGSQP, from the exons ATGGGAGGTACAATACCACCGGCTCCATGCAACACTTCTGCAGAAGGGGCTGATGAG GCaagagcagaagaaaagaagccaGAGGAACCACCAAAGCCACCAGAGCCTGAGAGTGAAGAGAGTGACTTGG AAATTGACAATGAAGGAGTGATTGAACCAGACAAAgatgaacctcaagaaatgggAGATGAAAATGTTGAG GTAACAGAAGAGATGATGGATCAGGCCAATGAGAAGAAGATGGAAGCTATTAATGCACTAGGCGATG GAGAACTTCAGAAAGCCGTTGACTTGTTCACAGAAGCCATCAAGTTGAATCCTCATCTGGCTATTTTGTATGCCAAACGAGCCAG CGTCCTTGTGAAAATGCAGAAGCCAAATGCTGCTATTAGGGATTGTGATAGAGCCATTCAGATTAACCCTGATTCAGCACAGACCTACAAATGGCGAGGAAAAGCCCACAG GTTGCTGGGTCACTGGGAGGAGGCTGCACATGATCTGGCATTAGCCTGTAAACTGGATTATGATGAAGATGCTAGTACCATGCTGAAGGAGGTGCAGCCACGA GCTCAGAAGATTGCAGAACACAGAAGAAAATATGAACGAAAGCGTGaagagaaggaaatcagggaaagGATGGAAAGAGTAAAGAAAGCCCGAGAGGAACATGAGAGAGCTCAGAGG gaggaggagacacGGCGACAAACAGGAGGATCTCAGTTTGGCGGCTTCCCGG GGGGCTTTCCTGGTGGAATGCCAGGTGGCATGCCTGGGATGGGGGGTATGCCTGGTCTCAATGAAATTCTTACTGACCCAGAAGTTCTGGCAGCCATGCAG GATCCAGAAGTCATGGCAGCTTTCCAAGATGTTGCTCAGAATCCAGCCAACATGTCAAAATATCAGAATAACCCTAAAGTCATGAATCTCATTGGCAAACTATCAGCTAAATTTGGAAGTCAACCTTAA
- the ST13 gene encoding hsc70-interacting protein isoform X1 has translation MDLRKVSELRAFVKLCKQNPALLHSEELHFFREWVESMGGTIPPAPCNTSAEGADEARAEEKKPEEPPKPPEPESEESDLEIDNEGVIEPDKDEPQEMGDENVEVTEEMMDQANEKKMEAINALGDGELQKAVDLFTEAIKLNPHLAILYAKRASVLVKMQKPNAAIRDCDRAIQINPDSAQTYKWRGKAHRLLGHWEEAAHDLALACKLDYDEDASTMLKEVQPRAQKIAEHRRKYERKREEKEIRERMERVKKAREEHERAQREEETRRQTGGSQFGGFPGGFPGGMPGGMPGMGGMPGLNEILTDPEVLAAMQDPEVMAAFQDVAQNPANMSKYQNNPKVMNLIGKLSAKFGSQP, from the exons ATGGACCTGCGGAAGGTGAGCGAGCTGCGGGCTTTCGTGAAGCTCTGCAAGCAGAACCCGGCCCTGCTGCACTCTGAGGAGCTGCACTTCTTCCGCGAGTGGGTGGAGAG CATGGGAGGTACAATACCACCGGCTCCATGCAACACTTCTGCAGAAGGGGCTGATGAG GCaagagcagaagaaaagaagccaGAGGAACCACCAAAGCCACCAGAGCCTGAGAGTGAAGAGAGTGACTTGG AAATTGACAATGAAGGAGTGATTGAACCAGACAAAgatgaacctcaagaaatgggAGATGAAAATGTTGAG GTAACAGAAGAGATGATGGATCAGGCCAATGAGAAGAAGATGGAAGCTATTAATGCACTAGGCGATG GAGAACTTCAGAAAGCCGTTGACTTGTTCACAGAAGCCATCAAGTTGAATCCTCATCTGGCTATTTTGTATGCCAAACGAGCCAG CGTCCTTGTGAAAATGCAGAAGCCAAATGCTGCTATTAGGGATTGTGATAGAGCCATTCAGATTAACCCTGATTCAGCACAGACCTACAAATGGCGAGGAAAAGCCCACAG GTTGCTGGGTCACTGGGAGGAGGCTGCACATGATCTGGCATTAGCCTGTAAACTGGATTATGATGAAGATGCTAGTACCATGCTGAAGGAGGTGCAGCCACGA GCTCAGAAGATTGCAGAACACAGAAGAAAATATGAACGAAAGCGTGaagagaaggaaatcagggaaagGATGGAAAGAGTAAAGAAAGCCCGAGAGGAACATGAGAGAGCTCAGAGG gaggaggagacacGGCGACAAACAGGAGGATCTCAGTTTGGCGGCTTCCCGG GGGGCTTTCCTGGTGGAATGCCAGGTGGCATGCCTGGGATGGGGGGTATGCCTGGTCTCAATGAAATTCTTACTGACCCAGAAGTTCTGGCAGCCATGCAG GATCCAGAAGTCATGGCAGCTTTCCAAGATGTTGCTCAGAATCCAGCCAACATGTCAAAATATCAGAATAACCCTAAAGTCATGAATCTCATTGGCAAACTATCAGCTAAATTTGGAAGTCAACCTTAA